The following is a genomic window from Miscanthus floridulus cultivar M001 chromosome 14, ASM1932011v1, whole genome shotgun sequence.
cGCCGCCAGAAACCCCACCTACACTCCTAACCCcagccgatctagagagggggcgctgccagcgacgagaAGTACCGCCACCAGCTTCACCGCCACCTCTGTGACAGCGCCTCCACCACGCCGTTCGACACCGCCGCCCGGACACTGCACTGACGGCATGTCTTCCTTCTCTCCCTTCAAACCCGACGGTTTGTATCTCCGAATATCTCTCCTTCTATCTCTAAATTCCTTATTAGCCCATGTTTTAAGGCTTGCTATTTATCTTTAAATATCAGTATATACGGTAGATCGTGTAATTTCTATCCCCCCGCTCCCTGCATGCGCGCACGAGGAGGCAGAGCTAGGCACCCCACGTGTCCTCTGATCCTCTCCGTCCACGCGTACCCGCCCCGGGCACGTCCTGTGGCGCCCGCGACGTGGCGGCGCGGCACGGGCCAGCCAGACGCCGCGCGCCCCGGagggaggagtaggagtactcgTATATCAGATGAGCGCGACCGCGACCCCTCCCGCCCCGTACACGACTGGCACCATCCCACCCACCGACGCTGCCCTTCTTCGGGTGCTAGTAGGATCCCAtgtccgacggcggcggcgacgggcaGCGGCAATGCCGGCGGGGCATCACGCCCGACGTCGAGCTCGGCACGGCGCTGGCGCTGGCCGACATGGCTGCAGGCAGTAATGCCGTGCAGGCGCAGGCGACGGCGCGGCTGCACACGCCCCAGGAGAtgaccgacgacgaggagatgtcGAGCACGAGGCTGAGCCTCCAGCTCGGCAGGGTCGGGGTCAAGCAGTCGCCGTCCTGCTCCAGCGCCGGCCGCCCGccgtcggcgccggcgccggcgcccggtGCTGCTCATCACGGGCCCAGGCCACGGCACATGCTCACCGAGGTAATAACTAGCTAGCCGCCGGCGACGTACTAGTCCTTGCCGTTAGTTTTAGTTGTGCGATTGGTTGTGCCGGCCGGCTGTCGATCTGATGGGTCGTCGATCATCTGGGTGCAACAATTGATTTCAATTTCAGGCGGAGAAGGAGGAGAAGCGGCTGCAGCGTGTGCTCGCCAACCGGGAATCGGCGCGGCAGACCATCCTCCGCCGTCAGGTGATGTGATGCCCATCTCCATCTTCGCGCGCCATGATCCGGTGCTAGCTAGCTCTGCAGAATTCACAATTCAGTCTAGCTGCTACACGCCAGTAGTGTGCATGCATGCAAGAACAAAAAAGCAACTCCCTTGCTAAAATTCAAGCTCGCTGGTTTAATTTGGTTTGCTATTTGTTTCTAGGCGATTCGAGATGAACTGGCAAGGAAAGTTGCAGACTTGTCGTCACAGAACGAGACCATGAAAAAGGTGAGCGCTCAGATCTGACGCTAGCTACGTTGGTGTTTGATTCATGCTTCGTGGTCCCATCAGATATTgacacatggagtattaaatatatattaattacgaaactaattatacagtttgcgactaatttacgcgacgtatcttttaagcctaattagcccatgatttgacaacatgttgctacagtaaatatgtactaataacggattaattagacttaataaattcgtctcatagagtactgacggattttgtaatttgttttttattagtatctaaacccCCTATACAATATCTTTATGTAAtatcttctaaattttagtcacagGATCAAACACCCCCACCACCTCTAGTAAGTACCTTTCGTGTACCAACGGATTGGCATGTTATATATGGGTGTATGTGTAAAATTTTGTGTTTATAAATATATACGCAGGAGAAGGACGTGGTGATGAAGGAGCATCGTTCACTGAAAGAGACGAACGAGCAGCTGAAAGCGCAGGCACACCACCTCTCGCTTTCGCTATTCTAAGCATAGAATAATGGACAGATTTCCTCATTGTAAACCCACCCACGTCTTAATATAGTATCGTTGTTAGGCCAAACAAACAAAACAGGGGCCTAGCATGTTCCAAAAGAAGAAGCATGCACTTACTCAATGTCTATCTATCTATCCTCCAGTTGTTATCTATCTATCCTCCAGTTGTTCACTTGCAAGCTAGCCACATGACCGCCCTTCACTGGGTCGTAACATCGTAGGGTCAGTGCCGTACACCTAGCCAAGTTGGTAACTGTGTTTCGGCTGTGCCTTCCTCTGACATCTGTATGGATGACCATGGCTGTTTCTATAAATATATAGAGAGAGTACCGTATATATATCCTCTTACCTTTTGTCCACTGTGAGCACCGCGTTTTGTACGTGGCCTAAAAGGTATCGGTGTATATGTATACGTCTCAATTCATATACGTCGgtgtggattgagatgaaaatTAAATCAAGTTTTACTTTCAGTAAATACATATACATCCAAACAAACAGTAAGGATGACCTATATCGCGACGCGAGCGATTGTGTTGTGTGGCCATTGGCAAAGACGTATTTCCTCAGCTCCTTCATCTTCTTAAAAGGAGTGCACGACTCACTCTTTAAGTTAACCAATTTGGTTAGGtttatttaaaaataatatttatggTACTAAATAAGTATTAGTATACTCCCTTCATCCATAAAAGAATATAATTCTCGTTTTTCGAGAAGTTAAACAGtttaaagtttgactaaatttatataaaaaagtactaacattcatggtacaaaataagtatcattgtaTTCGTTATaggatatattttcataataaatttatttggagacataagcgttaatactatttactataaacttgattAAACTTGAACTAGTTTGACTGACATGAATCCCATAGTTGTATTCTTTCCTGGACGGAGGAAGTATTAATCTTTTTAGCTTGTAGCCAATTTCAAATGAACAATTTCAAGTTTGTTGATTATGTCTATTTAAAAATAGTGTTTGTGATATTAAATAAGTATTAGTAGATTAGCCATAGCTTGCAACCAATTTTAAGTTAGACTAAGCTTATTTAAAAACAATATTTATGATGCTAATAAGTATTAGTAGATTAATTACAGAATAAATACTTTTATAGCACACAgaaataaatattgatattttttttataaatctagatTTTATTAAACTAgatctgtcggtgcagaaagtgaccaacaagtaaatatttgtagttttgtcgtacgttgtgattggaggtggcctagcacttaatgacatagggtttatactggttcaggcaacgtgccctacgtccagttcaagtcggtcggtgactttattcctgagtctaggtgctctaagtttgtagtggggttacaaacgagaaggagaaagataagaggtacaagaggtccggtcggacttcggtcggaagggtcgagagtgacgggagccccgctatgagctaagtgttcaagcgtgtgcttgtggttcgaacctggcggttctgtggttgtgaaccagtgaacttgatcgatctgaatgaatctgaatcaacctatctgttgggagagagcgcacccccttttatagataaagggggtggccttacaagtgagagtgagagagcatgtatgctactaagtcttgttgcacacgccggtgggtacaggatgatggtaggcgcccacaatactgttgaatgtcagatgcacttGGGAGGTTGTattgtcttctttgggtatggcagacgtcgacgCCTGCCACACcgttgatacctggaggcatgcaaggggttttaccatgttcatccGGTACGGTGaaagccggcgcccacaacactgtcgatgcccagaggcatgtgggggggtgaaaggatcaagatgcccaagagagaaggtgaattgggctaattctaaatttctttgcaataattaaatccaacggttagcccaattaaccccttgtgcctagaaagtgtttcgaatgttctaccgcacaaaaagtcttgcaacctaagttccaatcctactctagcatgacaattctatgaatataaagacaagtattgaattgctcaaagtaaatgttcaaagtaaatgctcaaagtaaagagagaatgaggaacgcggcgatgttttgtcgaggtatcgaagagtcaccactccccactagtcctcgttggagcacccgcgcaagggtgtagctcccccttgatctgcgcaaggatcaagtgctctctacgggttgattctttgacactccatcgcggtgaatcacccacaaccgctcacaacttgagttgggtcatccacaagctccgccggatgatcaccaagctcctaatcaccaccaagccgtctaggtgatggcgatcaccaagagtaataagcacgtactctcacttgaccacaacaagcctaatgagaagggtggatgcacactttgctactcttgatctcactaatgagggctctctttgggattctcaaatctcaatcacctcactaggatcttgctcttcttggcactctcaaaggtgtttctcagctgttgaaatgagcaaaagtacccccacacatgaatggaggaagtatttataacatgggctgaaaaacgaaccgttatgtgcctctgcggggtgactggatgctccggtcatgttgatcggacgcaccggtcagttcaccccaaattCCAGTGATCAAATAGTGACCAAACACTGgatagcgtccgatcagcactgaccgaacgcgtccggtcgtgattttccctctctggaaccttactggagtcgaccagacactggccctcagcgttcgatcacttcacctctcaacatccggtcacttccagacgacttcaccttgatcaaatgaactaatcggactctacgccagcgtccggtcacaccgaagccagcgtctggtcagtatttgaccctccattcacttttaactttcgaacgtacgtgaatgaagtttgctccaaatgaTCTAAGGGcgttttaggagctacctagtgctaggtttagcaagtgtgcaccacacctaacccacttgACTCACCTGggttaagctacccgtccatacccccttaatagtacggccaaaggaaaacaaagtcctaaactactctaagtgtctcttcaacaccaaacgacacttagaactagtccatccttagccttgtcgtccatcctttgaaaaccgaaatgatttccatcgtaggggcattaCCACCataatagcccaatcgatctctattaccatggcctaacttaattgcctctgcaaaacacacgttagtcatagtaatcacatattgtcattaatcaccgaaacccaactaggggcgtagatgctttcaatctccccatttttagtgattgatgacaataccacctcgagtatgtgaaagagttgaggtttttaacatgcttggttcatataagcttttgataataagaacaaaagagttaggctagcttatatgatccaagccaacatgatgtactcaaaagatataaaaataagcatgagtacaagtaataaagctcatttgcatcggagtaaaacacggaagtaaagcaaatgagcatagcacaagtgatatgacatataaataattcaaattagagagcacacatgtcatatatcatgatcacgtagatatcactatcacataaatatagtttgatgcataaaagtaaacacacaaatgcataatagtgtatcacacataaaacttcaaatgtaatagataatctaatagataaactaagctcccactagatatgtcgctccccctaagactaacatactcgatccctctccccctttggcgtcaaacaccaaaacctaagggtcagtcggcggggctgcagcggacgagtcgagcgctgaggtacgaggagcaagctggaactgagtgccatcGTC
Proteins encoded in this region:
- the LOC136506026 gene encoding DNA-binding protein EMBP-1-like, whose amino-acid sequence is MSDGGGDGQRQCRRGITPDVELGTALALADMAAGSNAVQAQATARLHTPQEMTDDEEMSSTRLSLQLGRVGVKQSPSCSSAGRPPSAPAPAPGAAHHGPRPRHMLTEAEKEEKRLQRVLANRESARQTILRRQAIRDELARKVADLSSQNETMKKEKDVVMKEHRSLKETNEQLKAQAHHLSLSLF